One genomic segment of Terriglobia bacterium includes these proteins:
- a CDS encoding YfiR family protein, which translates to MSGIGFACQPLPQAARPVSLARTRRWLAPFPRLAIVVVIAMALLGVALAQGPWTEYQVKAAFLLNFAKFVDWPPEAFGGPDAPLSVCVFGRNPFGEDLDAIAAGKTVQNRRVRVTLVSGALAARNCHIVFLPAQEARRAEEFLHAIAGLHILTVGETGDFLSFGGAINFVMDRGQVRFEINAQAAERAGLKISSKLLALARVVRVGGG; encoded by the coding sequence TTGAGTGGAATCGGTTTTGCGTGCCAACCCCTCCCGCAAGCGGCCAGGCCGGTCTCACTGGCGCGCACCCGCCGTTGGCTGGCGCCGTTTCCGCGGCTGGCCATCGTCGTGGTAATCGCGATGGCGTTGCTGGGAGTGGCCCTTGCTCAAGGGCCTTGGACCGAATATCAGGTCAAAGCTGCTTTCCTGTTGAACTTTGCCAAATTCGTGGACTGGCCGCCGGAAGCCTTTGGCGGCCCCGATGCTCCGCTGTCGGTGTGTGTGTTCGGTCGCAATCCCTTCGGCGAGGATCTGGACGCTATCGCAGCCGGCAAGACCGTCCAGAATCGTCGCGTCCGGGTAACGCTGGTCTCCGGCGCGCTGGCGGCGCGCAATTGTCACATCGTGTTTCTCCCGGCGCAGGAGGCGCGCCGCGCCGAGGAGTTTCTCCACGCCATCGCCGGGCTGCACATCCTCACGGTGGGCGAAACCGGCGATTTCCTGTCGTTCGGTGGTGCCATCAACTTTGTTATGGACCGGGGCCAGGTGCGCTTTGAGATCAATGCGCAAGCCGCGGAGAGAGCCGGGCTGAAGATCAGCTCTAAGTTACTGGCTCTCGCCCGTGTCGTGCGCGTCGGAGGTGGGTAA
- a CDS encoding TonB-dependent receptor: MASSGYTTRHLAWRLSVLAAVLALALPSFPQRPARDLTEATIEELMNITVTTVSKKEQTLTSAPAAVYVITQEDIRRSGVTSLPEALRLAPGVQVAQLTSSDWAVSIRGANSRFANKLLVLVDGRTVYTPSFSGVFWAEQDLLLEDIDRIEVIRGPGASLWGTNAVNGVINIITRPADETNGGFVGGGVGSWERATLFARYGGRAGDHGNYRVFIKHARRADLADTGALGVDDSWNSTRGGFRADWKLNRQADAITFEGEGYQSAPDVFAPGPSLPFPGLASSQGGNLLARWQHRLSNGSEFSARVYFDETRQSFPEVMDLRHDTLDLDFQYNARVGKKHDLVWGGNFRNIRQRTWGTPAIHFDPPARTFHIFSGFVQDEITLSPALVLTLGTKFESDTLAGVSAQPTARILFAPSTRHSFWAAISRAMRSPSELEAEAHFTLPGFPTPWGWPKYVQLLGNPDPVSEELVAYEVGYRTRPARHWLIDAALFFNRYHHLANFGLAQHMPVTPDLIPLVTTNTVSANSHGAELSATYTPWSRWKITGSYSWLHFSRERAGEFPEFSGSGDNPAHQFQIHSYLSLPGKVEFDSHLYFVDRLPTQPVPRYTRVDLRLGWRPNQHLECSLAGQNLLDSAHREFFTGIQGAPLEVRRSVFARFSWRF; the protein is encoded by the coding sequence ATGGCGTCCTCCGGATACACAACACGACATCTCGCGTGGCGTCTTTCCGTCCTGGCGGCCGTCTTAGCCTTGGCACTTCCTTCCTTTCCGCAACGGCCGGCTCGCGATCTGACCGAAGCCACGATTGAAGAATTGATGAACATCACGGTCACCACCGTGAGCAAGAAAGAGCAGACGCTCACCTCCGCTCCCGCGGCGGTGTACGTGATCACGCAGGAAGACATCCGCCGCTCGGGAGTGACAAGTTTACCGGAGGCGTTGCGCCTTGCCCCCGGGGTGCAGGTGGCCCAGCTCACGTCCTCGGACTGGGCCGTCAGCATCCGCGGAGCAAACTCACGCTTCGCCAACAAGCTGTTGGTTCTCGTGGACGGACGCACCGTGTACACGCCGAGCTTTTCGGGTGTGTTCTGGGCCGAACAGGATCTTCTGCTGGAGGACATCGACCGCATCGAGGTCATCCGCGGTCCGGGGGCGTCGCTCTGGGGCACCAACGCGGTCAACGGCGTCATCAACATTATCACCCGCCCGGCAGACGAGACGAACGGCGGGTTCGTCGGCGGCGGCGTGGGCTCCTGGGAGCGCGCGACTCTTTTCGCGCGCTACGGCGGTCGCGCTGGCGATCATGGCAATTACCGCGTGTTCATCAAACACGCGCGGCGGGCAGACTTGGCCGACACGGGCGCCCTGGGCGTCGATGACTCCTGGAACTCCACCCGCGGAGGATTTCGCGCTGATTGGAAGCTCAACCGCCAAGCGGACGCGATCACCTTCGAGGGTGAAGGTTATCAATCGGCTCCCGACGTATTTGCGCCGGGGCCATCCCTGCCCTTTCCCGGATTGGCCTCCTCTCAGGGTGGCAATCTGCTGGCGCGATGGCAACACCGTTTGTCCAACGGATCGGAATTCAGCGCGCGGGTTTACTTCGATGAAACCCGCCAGTCATTTCCCGAAGTGATGGACTTGCGGCACGACACCCTCGACCTGGATTTTCAATACAACGCCCGTGTGGGGAAGAAGCATGACCTGGTATGGGGAGGAAACTTCCGCAACATCCGGCAGCGGACCTGGGGAACACCGGCCATTCACTTCGATCCGCCCGCCCGCACGTTTCACATCTTCAGCGGCTTCGTACAGGACGAAATTACCTTGAGCCCCGCGCTTGTGCTCACCCTGGGAACGAAGTTCGAATCCGATACGTTGGCCGGTGTTAGCGCGCAACCCACCGCCCGTATTCTCTTTGCACCCTCCACTCGTCACAGCTTCTGGGCGGCCATTTCACGCGCCATGCGGAGTCCCAGCGAATTGGAAGCGGAGGCGCACTTCACGCTGCCGGGATTCCCCACGCCTTGGGGTTGGCCGAAATACGTGCAACTGCTCGGCAACCCGGATCCGGTTTCCGAGGAACTGGTGGCTTACGAGGTCGGGTATCGCACCCGGCCTGCGCGCCATTGGCTCATAGATGCGGCCTTGTTCTTCAACCGGTATCACCATCTGGCCAACTTTGGGCTGGCGCAACACATGCCGGTGACGCCGGACCTGATACCCCTGGTGACAACCAACACCGTATCTGCCAACTCCCACGGCGCCGAACTATCGGCGACGTACACGCCTTGGAGTCGGTGGAAAATCACGGGCAGTTACAGTTGGCTGCATTTTTCTCGCGAACGGGCAGGAGAGTTCCCTGAGTTCTCCGGTTCCGGCGATAATCCTGCCCACCAGTTCCAGATTCATTCTTACCTGTCCCTGCCGGGAAAGGTGGAGTTCGACAGCCACCTGTATTTCGTGGACAGACTTCCGACGCAGCCCGTTCCTCGTTACACACGCGTGGACTTGCGCCTCGGGTGGCGTCCTAACCAGCACCTGGAGTGTAGCTTGGCGGGTCAGAACCTGCTGGATTCCGCGCACCGGGAATTCTTCACCGGCATCCAGGGCGCGCCCCTCGAGGTGCGCCGCAGTGTCTTCGCCAGATTTAGCTGGAGATTCTAA
- a CDS encoding TonB-dependent receptor: MTTKTNRIPSGSPHAAGCGPFVRCLRSSRYLAFILLVWAVAPSVGAQQKPDLFQMTIEDLMKIEVTSAAKKEQTLLQIPAAVYVITQEDIRRSGVTSLPEALRLAPGVHVAQINTNSWAISIRGFNYRFADKLLVMIDGRTIYSPIFSGVFWELHDIPLEDIERIEVVRGPGGTLWGANAMNGVINIITKRAQDTQGLLIAGSVGSQHQDGGEVRFGGAHGDDLAYRVYGKYLHWGRGPDLQTSGADAYDGWDMVRGGFRLDWSPSPRDKLTFSGDLFRGNEENAYPFPTLVPPYLVNAKYDSIARGGNLLAKWSRDFSPRSSLNLRIFYDRAQRTIVPGFSPLYEVLDVDLQHRLSLGKRHELVFGGGFRSGQYHSHDTFVVRLDPSDQRLNTANGFLQDEIMLAKDRLWLVLGSKFEHNQYTGFEAQPNLRLHWQPRSKHMFWAAVSRALTTPNDFQEVGQRVSTISPGPGGLAVVALSRGNRRLKAQNLIAYEAGYRTQPNKRLALDISAFFNSYHQYVDVAPGMPYPETTPAPAHLVVPLQFVNNIIRHNYGLEFTGTYAPNSFWKLMWGYSWLVNGAFIISDPASSPFRSGDDPRHQFQVRSFFSLAHHLEWDSSLFYVSRLPPQSLPSYVRFDTRLGWRAGEHVEISVVGQNLLDPHHPEFTAPELWTQPAQVGRNAYVKFTWRF; encoded by the coding sequence ATGACAACCAAGACGAACCGGATTCCCAGCGGCAGTCCGCATGCGGCCGGATGCGGCCCTTTCGTCCGCTGCCTCCGCTCGTCTCGGTACCTCGCTTTCATCTTGCTGGTTTGGGCGGTGGCGCCGTCGGTCGGCGCGCAACAAAAACCCGACCTCTTTCAGATGACGATCGAAGACCTGATGAAGATTGAGGTCACCTCGGCGGCGAAAAAGGAACAGACGCTGCTCCAAATCCCGGCGGCGGTGTACGTGATCACGCAGGAGGATATCCGCCGCTCGGGGGTGACGAGTTTACCCGAGGCGTTGCGCCTTGCCCCCGGCGTGCACGTGGCCCAGATCAACACCAACAGTTGGGCGATCAGCATCCGCGGCTTCAATTACCGCTTTGCCGACAAGCTGCTGGTCATGATTGACGGCCGCACCATCTACTCCCCGATCTTTTCCGGCGTTTTCTGGGAGCTGCACGACATTCCGCTGGAGGATATCGAGCGCATCGAGGTGGTGCGCGGGCCGGGGGGCACGCTGTGGGGCGCCAACGCCATGAATGGCGTGATCAACATCATTACCAAGCGCGCCCAGGACACCCAGGGCCTGCTGATCGCTGGCTCCGTCGGGTCGCAGCATCAGGACGGCGGCGAGGTGCGCTTCGGCGGCGCCCACGGAGACGACCTCGCCTACCGCGTTTATGGCAAGTACCTGCACTGGGGCCGCGGTCCTGATCTCCAGACTTCCGGCGCCGATGCCTACGACGGCTGGGACATGGTGCGCGGCGGATTCCGTCTCGATTGGTCACCGTCGCCGCGCGACAAGCTTACCTTTTCCGGGGACCTTTTCCGCGGCAACGAGGAGAACGCCTATCCCTTCCCCACCTTGGTTCCGCCCTATCTGGTCAATGCAAAATACGACTCGATCGCCCGCGGCGGCAACCTGCTCGCGAAATGGAGCCGCGATTTTTCGCCAAGGTCCAGCCTGAACCTGCGGATCTTCTACGACCGCGCGCAGCGCACGATCGTGCCGGGCTTCTCCCCCTTGTACGAAGTGCTCGATGTTGACCTGCAGCACCGCCTGTCGCTGGGAAAACGCCACGAACTGGTCTTCGGCGGTGGATTCCGCAGCGGCCAGTATCACTCTCACGACACTTTTGTTGTGAGACTCGATCCCAGCGACCAGAGGCTCAACACCGCCAATGGCTTCCTGCAAGACGAGATCATGCTGGCCAAGGATCGGCTCTGGCTGGTGCTGGGATCCAAGTTCGAGCACAACCAATACACCGGGTTCGAGGCGCAGCCGAATCTGCGTCTCCATTGGCAGCCGCGCAGCAAGCATATGTTTTGGGCAGCGGTCTCGCGAGCCTTGACGACGCCCAACGATTTTCAGGAAGTCGGGCAGCGCGTGTCCACCATCTCGCCCGGACCGGGTGGCCTGGCCGTCGTCGCGCTCTCCCGGGGAAACCGGCGGCTGAAGGCGCAGAACCTCATTGCCTATGAAGCCGGATATCGCACCCAGCCGAACAAGCGCCTGGCACTCGACATCAGCGCCTTTTTCAACAGTTATCACCAATATGTCGACGTTGCCCCGGGGATGCCTTACCCGGAAACGACTCCCGCACCGGCGCACCTGGTCGTGCCGCTCCAGTTCGTGAACAACATAATCCGGCATAACTACGGCCTCGAATTCACCGGCACCTACGCGCCCAACAGTTTCTGGAAGCTGATGTGGGGCTACTCCTGGCTGGTAAATGGTGCCTTCATAATTTCGGATCCGGCAAGCTCTCCGTTTCGCTCCGGGGACGACCCCAGGCATCAATTCCAGGTGCGGTCGTTTTTCTCCCTCGCCCACCACCTGGAGTGGGACTCGAGCCTGTTTTACGTCAGCCGCCTGCCCCCTCAATCTCTGCCCAGCTATGTCCGTTTCGATACCCGGTTGGGGTGGCGGGCAGGCGAACACGTGGAGATCAGTGTTGTCGGCCAGAACTTGCTCGATCCGCATCACCCGGAATTCACTGCTCCGGAACTGTGGACGCAGCCGGCGCAAGTGGGACGCAATGCGTATGTGAAATTCACCTGGCGCTTTTGA
- a CDS encoding Hpt domain-containing protein — protein MPPQTKSPPSQETPCFDAAALMRHVGGDRKLLREIIEIFLATAPQMLTDARDAVMSGDCQKVERAAHALRGAASNFFSARVDQAALALETMGRSRDLADAKSAFGVLAAEFDQLRSWLERMLRGEPA, from the coding sequence TTGCCGCCACAAACGAAATCTCCACCATCGCAGGAAACCCCTTGTTTCGACGCCGCCGCGCTGATGCGTCACGTAGGCGGCGACCGGAAGTTATTGCGGGAAATCATCGAAATCTTCCTGGCTACGGCCCCGCAGATGCTGACCGACGCAAGAGACGCGGTCATGAGCGGTGACTGCCAGAAAGTAGAACGAGCGGCACATGCGCTACGAGGCGCGGCCAGTAACTTTTTTTCTGCCCGCGTCGACCAGGCTGCTCTGGCGCTTGAAACCATGGGCCGAAGCCGCGATTTGGCCGATGCGAAGAGCGCATTCGGAGTCCTGGCAGCGGAGTTCGACCAATTGCGCTCCTGGCTGGAGCGGATGCTTCGCGGCGAACCAGCCTGA
- a CDS encoding gas vesicle protein — protein MIQKHGLSHSVESSTLADVLERVLDKGIVIAGDIRVKLVDIELLSIQIRLVICSVDKAKEMGMDWWVNNPIFRPDKQAEIAPGSLAGIEERMSRLEASLSKVAVPAS, from the coding sequence ATGATTCAAAAACACGGCCTGTCGCACTCGGTGGAAAGTTCCACCCTGGCGGACGTGCTGGAGCGCGTTCTGGACAAAGGGATCGTCATTGCCGGCGACATCCGCGTCAAGCTCGTCGACATCGAGCTGCTCTCCATCCAGATTCGCCTGGTCATCTGCTCGGTGGATAAAGCCAAGGAAATGGGCATGGACTGGTGGGTGAACAATCCCATCTTTCGTCCCGACAAGCAGGCGGAAATCGCACCCGGCTCTCTGGCCGGCATCGAGGAAAGAATGTCCCGGCTGGAAGCTTCCCTGAGCAAAGTGGCTGTGCCGGCAAGCTGA
- a CDS encoding gas vesicle protein K has translation MRPCDLARVESDNLSDFAQVMQADRLLAPESRQMRRCRTPRLNLEGNQTKNGLGQLVLTLVKVLHELLERQAIRRVEAGSLSAEQVERLGLALMQQSQEIERLRKEFGLEEEDLNLDLGPLGKLL, from the coding sequence ATGCGACCTTGTGACCTGGCGCGGGTGGAGTCCGACAACCTGAGCGATTTTGCCCAGGTGATGCAGGCCGACCGGCTGCTCGCGCCCGAGTCGCGCCAGATGCGGCGCTGCCGGACCCCGCGCCTGAACCTCGAGGGCAACCAGACCAAGAACGGGCTGGGACAACTGGTGCTGACTCTCGTCAAGGTACTGCACGAATTGCTGGAGCGGCAAGCCATCCGGCGGGTGGAGGCCGGGTCCCTGAGCGCCGAGCAGGTGGAAAGGCTGGGCCTGGCCCTGATGCAGCAAAGCCAGGAAATTGAACGGCTGCGCAAAGAATTCGGCCTGGAAGAAGAAGATCTCAACCTCGACCTGGGCCCGTTGGGGAAGCTTCTGTAA
- a CDS encoding gas vesicle protein → MPVENTTTAGLIAAPRLALKESQQISLCEVLDRVLNKGVVVDGEATISVAGIDLIYLGLKLVLTSIETARLGWHGAAADPGAPIGEETANATL, encoded by the coding sequence ATGCCGGTTGAGAACACAACCACGGCAGGGCTGATCGCGGCGCCACGCCTGGCCTTGAAGGAGTCGCAGCAGATTTCCTTATGCGAGGTGCTGGACCGGGTGCTGAACAAGGGGGTCGTGGTGGATGGGGAGGCCACGATTTCGGTAGCTGGAATTGACCTCATCTACCTGGGGCTGAAGCTGGTGCTGACTTCCATCGAAACAGCTCGCCTGGGCTGGCATGGCGCCGCGGCGGATCCGGGGGCGCCCATCGGGGAGGAGACGGCTAATGCGACCTTGTGA
- a CDS encoding ArsA family ATPase yields MGGGMEGAGKMPEPVFLEPRSLQLLIFGGKGGVGKTTCATAAALRLARRAPQSSFLLVSTDPAHSLADSLAGLVPPQNLKVLELDSEAYLLKFKQKHNQHLREIAARGTFLDDDEINRFLDLSLPGLDELMAFLEIAAWVEQRVYDCILVDTAPSGHTLRLLTMPEFLRKWLAMLETLLAKHRYMRWAFARSRERDELDAFLEELAASVKRVEEVLADSQRCSLVLVMLAEPMSLSETVSIVKEADYLKLPVRDIIVNKLYPLNGCRVCRHEYFLQALSLRELFLQTCLPRFALWGIPLHEEEVRGATALESFWDAARPIRQPAAEVAEEMAPPVVQLGAGMQVPRPEVALLIFAGKGGVGKTTLACAAALHLAESSSRRVLLVSTGPSHSLSGCLDLAIEAEPKRILPGLDALEINSQAEFEALKQQYAGDIEKFLESVSSNFDLAFDREVLERTLDLSPPGLDEVMGLTSVMALLASRDYDVLVLDSAATGHLIRLLELPEIIDQWLKAFFAVLLKYRQVFRLTEFSQKLVEMSKNLKKLRQLLKDPAGSALYAVSIPTLMAFEETRDLLAACGRLEIAVPGLFINLVTPASDCGLCSALNRREALICERFKRSFHGRITQVYRHGEIRGLHALRQLGEALYQTGRWKAMAVHAG; encoded by the coding sequence GTGGGGGGAGGCATGGAAGGCGCGGGGAAGATGCCGGAGCCGGTCTTTCTGGAACCTCGCAGCTTGCAGTTGCTGATCTTCGGCGGAAAAGGCGGTGTGGGCAAGACCACCTGCGCCACCGCCGCGGCATTGCGCCTGGCGAGGCGCGCGCCCCAATCATCGTTTCTGCTGGTCTCCACCGACCCGGCGCACTCCCTCGCCGACAGCCTGGCGGGTCTGGTCCCGCCGCAAAACCTCAAAGTTCTGGAGCTGGACTCCGAGGCGTATCTGCTGAAGTTCAAGCAGAAGCACAACCAGCATCTGCGCGAAATCGCAGCGCGCGGAACTTTCTTGGACGACGACGAGATCAACCGCTTCCTCGACCTTTCTCTGCCCGGCCTGGACGAGTTGATGGCGTTCCTGGAGATCGCCGCTTGGGTGGAACAACGCGTGTACGACTGCATCCTGGTCGACACCGCTCCCAGCGGCCACACCCTGCGCCTGCTGACCATGCCGGAGTTTCTGCGCAAGTGGCTGGCCATGCTGGAGACCCTGCTGGCCAAGCACCGCTACATGAGATGGGCCTTTGCCCGCTCCCGCGAGCGCGATGAACTGGATGCATTCCTGGAAGAGCTGGCTGCCTCGGTGAAGCGCGTGGAGGAGGTTCTGGCGGATTCCCAGCGCTGCAGTCTCGTTCTGGTCATGCTGGCGGAGCCGATGAGCCTCAGTGAAACCGTCTCGATCGTGAAGGAGGCGGATTATCTCAAGCTGCCGGTGCGCGACATCATCGTCAACAAGCTCTACCCGTTGAATGGCTGCCGGGTCTGCCGCCATGAATACTTTCTGCAGGCGCTCTCTCTCCGCGAGCTGTTCCTTCAGACTTGCCTGCCCAGGTTCGCGCTGTGGGGCATTCCCTTGCACGAGGAAGAAGTTCGAGGAGCAACCGCACTGGAGTCATTCTGGGATGCGGCCCGGCCCATCCGCCAGCCTGCGGCGGAGGTGGCGGAGGAGATGGCGCCGCCGGTAGTCCAGCTAGGAGCGGGGATGCAGGTTCCCCGGCCGGAAGTTGCGCTGCTGATTTTCGCGGGCAAAGGCGGCGTGGGCAAGACCACGCTGGCATGCGCCGCTGCCCTGCACTTGGCGGAAAGTTCATCACGCAGAGTTCTCCTGGTTTCCACCGGGCCCTCCCACTCACTGTCGGGGTGCCTGGACCTGGCCATCGAGGCCGAGCCCAAACGCATCCTCCCGGGCTTAGACGCCCTGGAGATTAACTCGCAGGCGGAATTCGAGGCGCTGAAGCAGCAGTATGCAGGAGACATCGAGAAGTTTCTGGAGTCGGTTTCCAGCAACTTCGATTTGGCCTTCGACCGCGAGGTCCTGGAACGGACCCTGGATCTTTCTCCGCCGGGATTGGACGAGGTGATGGGCTTGACCAGCGTGATGGCGCTGCTGGCTTCGCGGGACTACGACGTGCTGGTGCTGGATTCGGCGGCCACCGGCCACCTGATCCGGCTGTTGGAGCTGCCCGAGATTATCGATCAATGGCTGAAGGCCTTCTTTGCCGTGCTGCTGAAGTACCGCCAGGTTTTCCGGCTGACCGAGTTTTCCCAGAAACTGGTGGAGATGTCCAAGAACCTGAAAAAGCTACGGCAGTTGCTGAAGGACCCGGCCGGATCGGCCCTCTACGCGGTGAGCATTCCAACCCTGATGGCTTTTGAGGAGACTCGCGATCTGCTGGCAGCCTGTGGACGCTTGGAAATCGCGGTGCCGGGACTGTTCATCAACCTGGTCACGCCCGCCAGCGATTGCGGGTTGTGTTCGGCCCTGAACCGCCGGGAAGCGCTGATTTGCGAGAGGTTCAAACGGAGCTTTCACGGCCGCATCACCCAGGTCTACCGCCACGGAGAGATTCGCGGGCTGCACGCGCTGCGCCAACTGGGAGAAGCGCTGTATCAAACGGGGCGGTGGAAAGCGATGGCAGTCCATGCCGGTTGA
- a CDS encoding gas vesicle protein GvpG — MILVDDILLAPFRGLLWIFEEIHRAAQEEMVGDAESITAELSTLYMRLETGKITEQEFAEQEKVLLDRLDKIQGPERMIE; from the coding sequence GTGATCCTGGTGGACGATATCCTGCTGGCCCCGTTTCGCGGCCTGCTCTGGATTTTCGAGGAGATCCACCGCGCCGCTCAGGAGGAGATGGTCGGCGACGCCGAGTCCATCACGGCGGAGCTCAGCACTCTTTACATGAGGCTAGAAACGGGAAAGATCACCGAGCAGGAATTCGCGGAGCAGGAGAAGGTGCTGCTGGATCGGCTGGACAAGATCCAGGGACCGGAGCGGATGATCGAATAG
- a CDS encoding GvpL/GvpF family gas vesicle protein produces MPGSRKSKRSKPACCRLWRSAKKKPPLGRGRCRGGGLIRSASATSRRAKENTVRSHSLTAHAATQFPAPAPRPAVRQKAYLYAIIAGAQDKVYGGFGIHGHDVYSVPTGTIAAVISDLPNGSVRPERAHLAAHHEVLKRLMAETTPLPMSFGTVAESPAAVRRMLLRNQKALAGQLEHLAGKVEMGLRVTWDVPNIFEYFVNTHPELRVARDRLLGVNCAPTQEHKIEVGSMFDRLLNQDREAYAAQAMGMLEGREFEIRALKCRSEREVMNLTCLVRREAMSSFEAAVFEVAKQFDNNFALDYNGPWAPHNFVDVKLDL; encoded by the coding sequence ATGCCCGGCTCGCGGAAATCGAAGCGGAGCAAGCCCGCCTGTTGCAGGCTCTGGCGGAGCGCAAAGAAAAAACCGCCGCTGGGCCGAGGCCGCTGTCGCGGGGGCGGGCTCATCCGTTCCGCATCCGCTACTAGCCGGCGGGCGAAGGAGAACACTGTGCGTAGCCATAGTTTGACAGCTCATGCCGCGACCCAATTCCCGGCCCCGGCGCCGCGCCCGGCAGTACGCCAAAAGGCGTACCTGTACGCCATCATCGCCGGCGCCCAGGACAAAGTGTACGGAGGATTCGGCATCCACGGCCATGACGTGTACTCGGTCCCGACCGGAACCATCGCGGCCGTGATCAGCGACCTCCCGAACGGGTCGGTGCGTCCGGAGCGCGCTCATCTCGCCGCCCACCATGAAGTTTTGAAGAGGCTGATGGCGGAGACCACGCCGCTGCCCATGTCGTTTGGGACGGTGGCCGAGAGCCCGGCGGCGGTGCGGCGGATGCTGCTGCGCAACCAAAAAGCCCTGGCCGGGCAACTGGAGCATCTGGCGGGCAAGGTGGAGATGGGCCTGCGGGTCACTTGGGATGTTCCCAACATTTTTGAGTATTTCGTGAACACGCATCCCGAGTTGCGGGTGGCGCGGGACCGGCTGCTGGGCGTGAACTGCGCGCCCACGCAGGAACACAAGATTGAGGTGGGCAGCATGTTCGATCGGCTGCTGAACCAGGACCGGGAAGCCTACGCGGCCCAGGCGATGGGAATGTTGGAGGGCCGCGAATTTGAAATCCGGGCGTTGAAATGCCGCAGCGAGCGCGAGGTGATGAACCTAACGTGCCTGGTGCGGCGCGAGGCGATGTCCAGCTTTGAGGCCGCGGTTTTCGAGGTGGCGAAGCAGTTCGACAACAATTTTGCCCTCGACTACAACGGGCCGTGGGCGCCGCACAACTTCGTGGACGTCAAGCTCGACCTGTAG
- the gvpN gene encoding gas vesicle protein GvpN, whose amino-acid sequence MVTPYVDALTARALAYLEVGYALHFAGPAGTGKTTLALHVASRRGRPVILIHGDDEYASSDLVGKDSGYHKSKLVDNYIHSVVKTEESLSTVWEDRRLTTACLKGYTLIYDEFNRSRPEANNVLLSVLEGKILSLPNLRRSGEGNLHVHPEFRAILTSNPEEYAGVHKTQDALLDRLITINLGHFDRDTEIAIAIAKSGLERGDAETIIDILRELRGIGVNNHRPTIRAGIAIARILAHYHGSAKAGDEIFRTICHDVLNNDTAKVTREGKSLMADKVEETIGKVCGETPRRPGRGRRREREKE is encoded by the coding sequence GTGGTGACTCCCTACGTCGACGCCCTGACCGCCCGCGCGCTCGCCTACCTGGAGGTCGGGTACGCGCTGCACTTCGCAGGCCCGGCGGGAACCGGCAAGACCACGCTGGCGCTGCACGTAGCCAGCCGGCGCGGCCGGCCGGTCATTCTGATCCACGGCGACGACGAGTACGCCAGTTCCGACCTGGTGGGCAAGGACTCCGGCTACCACAAGTCCAAACTGGTGGACAATTACATCCACTCGGTGGTGAAGACGGAAGAGAGCCTGAGCACGGTGTGGGAAGACCGCCGTCTCACCACCGCCTGCCTGAAAGGCTACACGCTGATCTACGACGAATTCAACCGCTCCCGGCCGGAGGCCAACAATGTCCTGCTCAGCGTGCTGGAGGGCAAGATCCTGAGTTTGCCCAACCTGCGGCGCTCGGGAGAGGGCAATCTGCACGTGCATCCGGAGTTTCGGGCGATTCTGACCTCGAACCCGGAAGAGTACGCCGGCGTCCACAAGACCCAGGACGCGCTGCTGGACCGGCTGATCACCATCAACCTGGGGCACTTCGACCGCGACACCGAGATCGCCATCGCCATCGCCAAGTCGGGGCTGGAGCGCGGTGACGCGGAGACCATCATCGACATCCTGCGCGAGCTGCGCGGCATTGGCGTCAACAACCATCGTCCGACCATCCGCGCGGGCATCGCCATCGCCCGCATCCTGGCGCACTACCACGGCTCGGCCAAGGCGGGGGATGAGATTTTCCGGACCATCTGCCATGACGTGCTCAATAACGACACCGCCAAAGTCACCCGCGAAGGCAAATCGCTGATGGCGGACAAGGTGGAAGAGACGATCGGCAAAGTGTGCGGCGAAACGCCGCGGCGGCCCGGCCGGGGGCGCCGGCGGGAACGGGAGAAGGAGTAA
- the gvpA gene encoding gas vesicle structural protein GvpA (There are 14 genes on the gvp gene cluster in halophilic archaea. The product of gvpA is a structural component of gas vesicles, which provide buoyancy to cells and promote flotation. It has been reported that the products of gvpAO and gvpFGJKLM represent the minimal set required for gas vesicle formation in halophilic archaea.) — MAKVQKSTDSSSLAEVVDRILDKGIVIDAWAKVSLVGIELLSVEARVVIASVETYLKYAEAIGLTATAAAPA; from the coding sequence ATGGCGAAGGTCCAGAAATCCACCGATTCTTCCAGCCTGGCGGAAGTGGTCGATCGGATTCTTGATAAAGGCATCGTCATCGACGCGTGGGCGAAGGTATCGCTGGTCGGGATCGAATTGCTCTCGGTCGAGGCTCGGGTAGTGATCGCCTCTGTCGAGACCTACCTGAAGTACGCCGAGGCTATCGGCCTGACGGCAACTGCCGCGGCTCCGGCCTAG